In Silene latifolia isolate original U9 population chromosome X, ASM4854445v1, whole genome shotgun sequence, the following proteins share a genomic window:
- the LOC141617635 gene encoding rhamnogalacturonan I rhamnosyltransferase 1-like: MVNEYEVTISRDDFRTLFSVPDDGIEINPSAEWGDVTEKEKLQIKRSFDDGATGSSNMLAGPFTPKLKFFLNFLWNTVVTRRGGHDKLSSYEMILVSKWLEGTKLPDIYDSCVDLGVYKNNGYLMVSCNGGLNQMRAAICDMVVVARHLNVTIIVPELDKTSFWNDPSEFHDIFDLDHFITSLRDEVRILKELPLKLKLRNEFKPMYSLPPVSWSNLSYYQNQILPLILKNKVVQLNKTNTRLANNGLPIEIQKLRCKVNYDALKFTPQIEELGKRVVKILRQRGPFLMLHLRYEMDMLSFSGCTQGCTKDEADKLTRMR; encoded by the exons ATGGTAAATGAGTATGAAGTCACCATCTCCCGTGACGATTTTCGTACTCTGTTTTCCGTCCCTGATGATGGGATAGAAATCaatccgagtgcggaatgggggGATGTGACGGAGAAAGAGAAGCTTCAGATTAAACGGTCTTTTGATGATGGTGCTACGGGGTCTAGTAATATGTTAGCGGGACCGTTTACTCCTAAGTTGAAGttctttttaaattttctttggAATACGGTTGTCACGAGGAGAGGTGGTCATGATAAGTTATCAAGCTATGAGATGATTTTGGTCTCAAAGTGGCTCGAAGGAACTAAG TTACCTGACATATACGATTCATGTGTTGATTTAGGAGTTTATAAGAACAATGGTTATCTCATGGTATCATGCAATGGCGGTCTTAATCAAATGCGAGCAGCT ATATGTGACATGGTCGTCGTAGCAAGACATCTAAATGTCACTATAATTGTCCCAGAGTTGGATAAAACATCATTCTGGAATGACCC CAGTGAGTTCCATGATATTTTTGATCTTGACCATTTCATCACATCATTGAGAGATGAGGTTCGGATACTGAAAGAGCTGCCTTTGAAGTTGAAGCTACGGAATGAATTTAAGCCGATGTATTCTTTGCCTCCTGTTAGTTGGTCAAACTTATCTTATTACCAAAACCAG ATTCTTCCACTGATTCTGAAGAATAAGGTTGTACAATTGAATAAAACCAATACTCGACTGGCAAATAATGGGTTGCCTATTGAGATTCAAAAGTTACGGTGTAAGGTAAATTATGATGCATTGAAGTTTACTCCCCAAATTGAAGAGTTAGGGAAAAGGGTAGTTAAGATCCTTAGGCAGAGGGGTCCCTTCTTGATGCTTCATCTTAGATATGAAATGGACATGTTATCTTTCTCTGGCTGTACTCAAGGCTGTACCAAGGATGAGGCCGACAAACTGACAAGAATGAGGTAA